Proteins found in one Macrobrachium nipponense isolate FS-2020 chromosome 35, ASM1510439v2, whole genome shotgun sequence genomic segment:
- the LOC135208630 gene encoding uncharacterized protein LOC135208630, protein MKFLSAGGILLFALAVSVVADEDLASEAQEFKDMALKERVEEANCTKYVLAGGDCEIVIRMEKLENILKDFFQSVSTKPKLTELFDASVSYFLGGKCFCSSLEVKGCHPFLVSVIDAVKEQCPKEDK, encoded by the exons ATGAAATTCTTGTCCGCCGGTGGAATCCTCTTGTTTGCCTTGGCAGTGAGTGTCGTGGCCGACGAAGACCTTGCTTCTGAAGCACAGGAGTTCAAGGACATGGCTCTCAAAGAAAGGGTCGAGGAGGCGAACTGCACCAAATACGTTCTCGCCGGAGGGGACTGTGAAATT GTCATCAGAATGGAAAAATTGGAGAACATCCTGAAGGACTTCTTCCAGTCCGTGTCCACGAAGCCCAAATTGACCGAACTCTTCGACGCTTCGGTATCCTACTTCCTGGGAGGCAAGTGCTTCTGTTCATCGCTCGAGGTCAAAGGATGCCACCCATTCCTGGTAAGCGTCATCGACGCCGTCAAGGAACAATGTCCCAAGGAGGATAAGTGA